In Dyella terrae, one DNA window encodes the following:
- a CDS encoding serine hydrolase domain-containing protein, which produces MRVTTYRKAIAALLLCLAMPSIMASPGTATSDRQIRAEAQALLDRSARADGPGYELLIARDDQIVFHQARGSAQIELGVPLHPGQIYRIASITKMFTAVEVLHLAEAGKLSLDDTLETYVPNFPNGTAIHIRQLLNHTAGVSDHARNPTPGFFARNLSTTDLVAAVADRDPAFAPGAQMSYSNGGYILLGAIIEKVTGKPWHVAIRDDQLAPQQLTHTAYGDTSPIVPDRVAGYSTDNPDHNVENASFISASIPAAAGALDSNADDLFHWMRALQTGKLISSRSLSWMSTPTRLANASDPAHPYGMGMYLWKVRGQDMIGHTGQINGFASALAYLPKEHITIVVLANDDEADARTMARRLAAIALGQAYETPVEVPLSTDAMRALEGNYRMDATKVRTLTVTDGRLFAQVTGRHAVPLQATANGRLYFKPDELSYFLPVRNASGQVTRLDYFEGGDGPAKALPRVASP; this is translated from the coding sequence ATGCGCGTGACAACGTATCGGAAGGCGATTGCCGCGCTTCTCCTTTGTCTCGCGATGCCGTCGATCATGGCGTCGCCAGGAACCGCTACCTCCGACCGGCAGATCCGTGCCGAGGCTCAGGCACTTCTCGATCGCAGCGCCAGGGCCGATGGGCCTGGATACGAGCTCCTGATCGCCCGCGACGATCAGATCGTCTTCCACCAGGCCCGTGGCAGCGCGCAGATCGAATTGGGCGTTCCGCTGCACCCCGGGCAAATCTATCGCATCGCATCCATCACCAAGATGTTTACGGCCGTGGAGGTGCTGCATCTGGCCGAAGCCGGCAAGCTCTCGCTTGATGACACACTCGAAACCTACGTCCCCAACTTCCCGAACGGCACGGCAATCCATATCCGCCAGCTGCTCAACCACACGGCCGGCGTTTCCGATCACGCCAGAAATCCCACGCCAGGATTCTTCGCGAGAAACCTGAGCACGACAGACCTGGTCGCAGCCGTCGCCGATCGCGATCCCGCCTTCGCGCCGGGCGCGCAAATGTCTTACTCGAACGGCGGCTACATCCTGCTTGGCGCCATCATCGAAAAGGTGACCGGCAAGCCATGGCATGTAGCCATCCGTGACGACCAGCTTGCGCCACAGCAGCTCACACATACCGCTTATGGCGACACCTCGCCCATCGTGCCGGATCGCGTCGCCGGGTACTCCACGGACAATCCCGATCACAACGTCGAGAACGCCTCGTTTATCTCTGCGTCGATCCCCGCTGCTGCAGGCGCGCTTGATTCCAATGCCGACGACTTGTTCCACTGGATGCGGGCGCTGCAAACCGGCAAGCTGATCTCCTCGCGATCACTGTCGTGGATGTCCACGCCCACCCGCCTGGCGAATGCAAGCGATCCGGCACACCCGTATGGCATGGGCATGTATCTGTGGAAAGTCCGTGGCCAGGACATGATCGGCCACACGGGCCAGATCAATGGCTTTGCTTCCGCACTCGCCTATCTGCCCAAGGAGCACATCACCATCGTCGTCCTCGCCAACGACGATGAAGCCGATGCCCGCACCATGGCCCGGCGACTTGCCGCCATCGCCCTGGGACAGGCCTACGAGACGCCCGTGGAGGTGCCCCTGAGTACCGACGCGATGCGCGCGCTCGAGGGCAACTACCGCATGGATGCGACGAAGGTTCGCACTCTGACAGTGACCGACGGTCGACTGTTCGCGCAGGTGACTGGACGACACGCCGTGCCACTCCAGGCGACAGCCAATGGCCGCCTGTATTTCAAACCCGATGAGCTGAGCTACTTCCTTCCCGTGCGTAACGCTTCCGGTCAAGTCACGCGACTGGACTACTTCGAAGGTGGCGATGGCCCTGCCAAGGCGCTGCCGCGCGTGGCCAGTCCCTGA
- a CDS encoding sensor domain-containing diguanylate cyclase → MARIPDESHPSQASPDAAQRNARSTQAASIGALVLFVVILAINSGTLWLSRQGGALPSIWVANGVVAGVLLSTARRHWSVLFCAGAAAMFLAHALVLQGMPGHYWYVLANLVEILVVASIIHFYFPTISGDLGGYQRLGYVAITATLAGCAVSTLLAVVVQKLSGDSMLFTRADEWFRPHLLGMVIVGTLTLVAFRERGKLLGGRGRRVAMVRDLAFLAALTLGVFAQSRYPLLFLVFPPLLYLVFRYRFPGLVLGVVTVTLITNIGTALGVGPFALIVGSTIQERVLIAQVFLGVTCLVAVPVALVLADSERLSQAVADRENLYSLLANYASDLIVRIARDGTRHYVSPSVRDMLGWTPDEFASNRGGLIHPDDRAAVDEVLALLRESGKSTIVRYRVRNRAGGYQWLEAIGKLAPSPDHPGEIEIVYAARDITERVLAEQALADSEKRLRTIADSMPAIISHIDRDERYTFVNAYAYQVTGRAAERYIGYTVKESRGPDVYVSLKPHIDAALSGHASTFEYEVESPVGKLYLQATYVPAIAADGESTGFYSLTTDITPIKLAEQKLDFLAHHDALTGIANRLSFREQIMASVDRANITHLPLMLIMIDVDYFKHINDTYGHAAGDVALTEVASRLKASIRKTDLLARLGGDEFVVLCHDIEDVATARQLAQKIIDAMVPLAPIGPAGFRITLSMGVALYRDAPSVEALSQRADEALYEAKAAGRNGFRIVTEGI, encoded by the coding sequence TTGGCGCGCATCCCCGACGAGTCCCATCCCAGTCAGGCATCACCCGATGCGGCGCAACGAAACGCGCGATCGACGCAAGCCGCATCCATCGGGGCTTTGGTGCTGTTTGTGGTGATCCTCGCGATCAATTCCGGGACGCTCTGGCTCTCGCGGCAGGGTGGGGCTTTGCCGTCGATCTGGGTGGCCAATGGCGTCGTGGCCGGCGTCCTTTTGTCGACGGCTCGCAGGCATTGGAGTGTCCTGTTCTGCGCGGGCGCCGCAGCCATGTTCCTGGCGCACGCGCTGGTGCTGCAGGGCATGCCGGGCCATTACTGGTACGTGCTCGCGAACCTCGTGGAAATCCTCGTCGTCGCCTCGATCATCCACTTCTACTTTCCTACGATCAGTGGCGATCTCGGTGGCTATCAGCGTCTCGGGTACGTTGCCATTACAGCCACGCTGGCGGGTTGCGCCGTGTCGACGCTGCTGGCGGTCGTCGTGCAGAAGCTCAGTGGCGATTCGATGCTGTTCACCCGGGCCGACGAATGGTTTCGGCCGCACCTGTTAGGCATGGTGATTGTCGGAACGTTGACTCTCGTGGCGTTTCGGGAGCGCGGAAAGCTACTGGGGGGCAGGGGGCGACGCGTCGCCATGGTGCGTGACCTGGCGTTCCTGGCGGCGCTGACGCTCGGTGTCTTTGCGCAGTCGCGCTATCCGCTGTTGTTCCTGGTGTTTCCACCCCTGCTGTATCTCGTATTCCGCTACCGGTTTCCCGGACTCGTGCTGGGCGTGGTGACGGTCACGCTCATTACAAACATCGGCACTGCGCTCGGCGTGGGGCCGTTCGCGCTGATCGTCGGCAGCACGATTCAGGAGCGCGTGCTGATAGCGCAGGTCTTTCTGGGAGTGACCTGTCTGGTGGCGGTTCCCGTGGCGCTGGTGCTGGCCGATAGTGAGCGCCTCTCCCAGGCGGTGGCCGATCGCGAGAATCTTTACAGCCTGCTGGCCAACTACGCGAGCGATCTGATCGTTCGCATCGCAAGGGACGGCACGCGCCATTATGTCTCGCCGTCCGTCAGGGACATGCTGGGGTGGACGCCCGACGAGTTCGCGTCGAACCGGGGTGGCCTCATTCATCCGGATGATCGCGCGGCGGTCGACGAAGTCCTGGCGCTGCTGCGCGAAAGCGGCAAGTCGACCATCGTGCGGTATCGCGTCAGGAATCGCGCGGGTGGTTACCAGTGGCTGGAGGCGATTGGTAAGCTGGCGCCCAGCCCGGATCATCCCGGTGAGATTGAAATCGTCTACGCCGCGCGCGATATCACCGAGCGCGTGCTGGCGGAGCAGGCGCTGGCGGACAGCGAAAAGCGACTTCGCACGATCGCCGACAGCATGCCGGCCATCATCTCGCATATCGATCGCGACGAGCGCTACACCTTCGTCAATGCTTATGCGTATCAAGTCACCGGGCGCGCCGCTGAGCGCTACATCGGCTATACGGTGAAGGAGTCGCGCGGTCCGGACGTCTATGTGTCGCTCAAGCCGCACATCGATGCGGCGTTGTCCGGACATGCCAGCACGTTTGAGTACGAAGTCGAGTCGCCGGTGGGGAAGCTATATCTTCAGGCAACCTACGTGCCCGCGATTGCCGCCGATGGCGAGTCGACGGGTTTTTATTCGCTGACGACCGACATCACGCCGATCAAGCTGGCCGAGCAGAAGCTCGATTTCCTGGCGCACCATGATGCACTGACGGGTATTGCCAACCGGCTGTCGTTCCGCGAGCAGATCATGGCGTCGGTTGACCGGGCAAACATCACGCATCTGCCACTGATGCTTATCATGATCGACGTCGATTACTTCAAGCACATCAACGACACGTATGGGCATGCCGCCGGTGACGTGGCGCTGACCGAAGTGGCGTCAAGACTCAAGGCCAGCATTCGCAAGACCGATCTTCTGGCGCGCCTGGGTGGCGACGAATTCGTCGTCTTGTGTCACGACATTGAAGACGTCGCAACTGCCAGGCAGCTGGCGCAAAAGATCATCGATGCCATGGTGCCCCTGGCACCGATCGGTCCGGCGGGCTTTCGGATCACCTTGAGCATGGGTGTTGCGCTTTATCGCGATGCGCCGTCCGTTGAAGCGCTGTCGCAGCGAGCTGACGAGGCGCTTTATGAGGCGAAAGCGGCGGGGCGCAATGGCTTTCGCATCGTCACCGAAGGCATTTGA
- a CDS encoding aminotransferase class V-fold PLP-dependent enzyme has protein sequence MALTPLFARELFDMPDEVLWLSHCKDGPLPRASLEATRRIVDTELRPWDMDWERDFLDVAAYLRQQAALFFGAHADDISLTTCTTTGLEAVAMGYPWQPGDQVLLPAGEFPSNRLPWLALAARGVSCNEVALWPGHGDDHPCTPHGGIQPEQALIDAITSHTRIVAVSWVRYQDGTRMDLARLGRACRERGVHLVVDGIQGAGTVPLSLEGVSAFATGGHKGLLGMQGQGLLWTSPVLRSLLLPIGTWLSAPEAFSQSGHRHDLGDLWSQGGRRLEAGSPSILSCAALATSLALMTGAGGAAVIHAHVAGLQRALLARLAPLPAWQAESKRLTDLLDAGRLGSILSFALPQDRCHALLRSAPRHHVHTSTREGYLRIALHGWHGGTDIERIVAWLTDAQ, from the coding sequence GTGGCCCTCACCCCGCTCTTCGCTCGCGAACTCTTCGACATGCCGGATGAGGTCCTGTGGCTGTCTCACTGCAAGGACGGCCCACTGCCACGGGCATCACTCGAGGCCACGCGGCGCATCGTGGACACCGAACTTCGGCCCTGGGACATGGACTGGGAGCGGGATTTCCTCGATGTGGCCGCTTACTTGCGCCAGCAGGCCGCCTTGTTCTTCGGCGCCCATGCCGACGACATCAGCCTGACGACCTGCACCACCACGGGGCTGGAGGCCGTTGCCATGGGCTACCCCTGGCAGCCAGGCGACCAGGTGCTGCTGCCCGCGGGCGAATTTCCCAGCAACCGCCTGCCGTGGCTCGCCCTTGCCGCACGAGGCGTGTCGTGTAACGAAGTGGCCCTATGGCCGGGGCATGGGGACGACCATCCCTGCACACCCCATGGCGGGATACAGCCCGAACAGGCACTGATCGATGCCATCACATCCCATACGCGGATTGTTGCCGTGTCGTGGGTGCGCTATCAGGACGGTACCCGCATGGATCTGGCGCGACTGGGCCGCGCCTGCCGCGAGCGCGGCGTGCATCTGGTGGTCGATGGCATACAAGGTGCCGGCACCGTGCCACTGTCGCTGGAAGGCGTCAGTGCGTTCGCCACCGGCGGCCACAAGGGACTGCTTGGCATGCAGGGCCAGGGCCTGCTTTGGACCTCCCCGGTGTTGCGTTCGCTCCTGCTGCCCATCGGCACCTGGCTTTCGGCACCGGAAGCCTTCTCGCAGTCAGGGCATCGACACGACCTGGGTGATCTCTGGTCGCAGGGAGGCCGGCGCCTGGAGGCTGGCAGCCCGTCCATTCTTTCGTGCGCTGCGCTGGCTACATCGCTGGCCCTGATGACCGGAGCAGGCGGCGCCGCCGTGATTCACGCCCACGTTGCCGGGCTCCAGCGCGCCCTGCTCGCGCGACTGGCACCGCTCCCCGCATGGCAGGCAGAATCCAAACGCCTGACCGATCTGCTGGACGCGGGACGCCTTGGTTCAATCCTGTCATTTGCGCTCCCGCAGGATCGATGCCATGCGCTGCTGCGCAGCGCACCTCGTCATCACGTACACACCAGCACACGCGAAGGCTACCTGCGCATCGCGTTGCACGGATGGCACGGCGGCACCGATATCGAGCGGATCGTCGCCTGGCTCACCGATGCCCAATGA